One region of Zingiber officinale cultivar Zhangliang chromosome 7B, Zo_v1.1, whole genome shotgun sequence genomic DNA includes:
- the LOC122003497 gene encoding uncharacterized acetyltransferase At3g50280-like, whose protein sequence is MAFDPPFIVRRLSTCSVKPSPPHSRTRCHLAHWDLAMLSSHYIQKGLLFSTPRHLTAVAIIERLKSSLSAVLFHFFPLAGRIAAEEALDASGIYVSIDCDGQGAEFTHAVVEGAPTTVASVRSPSSNVPLFVRSFFPLDGAVNYDGRSLPLLAVQVTELADGIFLGCCFNHVVGDGVSYWQFFKAWAEIARGGALQSNPPVHRRWFFDGSFEPPIKLPFTRPEEFIERFRMPVYRERVFHLAAGSIAGLKARANKESSSSSGATISSFQSVTALLWRCITRARGLPAKQTTNCRVACQNRERLRPPLSPEYFGNSIHAQMATATAGELLARDLGWAARLVHQAIAAHTDGSIRKAAAGWLAKPVVYKVSMFDRFSVMMGGSPRFDVYGCDFGWGRAVAARSGTAHKFDGKVTFYAGPEGGGSMDLEICLEPAFMEALVEDEEFTSNVSVAGMVD, encoded by the coding sequence ATGGCTTTTGATCCTCCGTTCATCGTCCGCCGTTTGTCCACTTGCTCCGTCAAGCCATCTCCGCCACATTCCCGCACCCGGTGCCACCTCGCGCACTGGGACCTCGCCATGCTCTCCAGCCACTACATTCAGAAGGGCCTCCTCTTCTCCACGCCCCGCCACCTCACCGCCGTCGCTATCATCGAACGCCTCAAGTCCTCGCTTTCCGCTGTCCTTTTCCACTTCTTCCCCCTCGCCGGCCGCATCGCCGCAGAGGAAGCCCTCGACGCGTCGGGCATCTACGTGTCGATTGACTGCGATGGCCAGGGAGCTGAGTTCACCCACGCCGTCGTCGAGGGCGCCCCGACGACGGTCGCGTCCGTTCGGTCGCCTTCGAGCAACGTGCCACTGTTCGTCCGCTCTTTCTTCCCCCTCGACGGCGCCGTTAACTACGACGGCCGGTCGCTGCCGCTGCTCGCGGTGCAGGTGACGGAGCTGGCTGACGGCATCTTCCTCGGTTGCTGCTTCAATCATGTGGTGGGCGACGGCGTCTCGTACTGGCAGTTCTTTAAGGCATGGGCCGAAATCGCTCGAGGCGGAGCCCTGCAGTCTAATCCACCCGTCCATCGGCGTTGGTTCTTCGACGGATCGTTCGAACCGCCGATTAAGCTCCCTTTCACACGGCCGGAGGAGTTCATCGAGCGGTTCAGGATGCCTGTTTATCGTGAACGGGTCTTCCACCTGGCCGCTGGTTCGATCGCCGGACTGAAAGCCAGAGCTAACAAAGAAAGCAGCTCGAGTTCGGGGGCCACAATATCCTCCTTCCAATCCGTGACGGCGTTGCTTTGGCGATGTATCACGCGCGCTCGCGGCCTTCCGGCCAAACAGACCACCAACTGCCGGGTGGCGTGCCAGAACCGCGAGCGGCTGCGTCCGCCGCTCTCGCCGGAGTACTTCGGGAACTCGATCCACGCCCAAATGGCCACCGCCACGGCGGGGGAGCTTCTGGCTCGCGACCTCGGGTGGGCCGCGCGGCTCGTCCACCAGGCGATCGCGGCGCACACTGATGGTAGCATACGGAAGGCAGCGGCAGGGTGGCTGGCGAAGCCGGTGGTGTATAAGGTGAGCATGTTCGACCGTTTCAGCGTGATGATGGGCGGGTCGCCGCGGTTCGACGTGTACGGGTGCGACTTCGGGTGGGGACGGGCGGTGGCGGCGAGGAGTGGAACAGCGCACAAGTTCGACGGGAAGGTGACGTTCTACGCGGGGCCGGAAGGGGGTGGCAGCATGGACTTGGAGATATGCCTGGAGCCTGCATTCATGGAGGCGCTGGTGGAGGACGAGGAGTTCACGAGCAATGTGAGTGTTGCGGGAATGGTAgattaa
- the LOC122005055 gene encoding GDSL esterase/lipase At1g28600-like, which produces MRNRMVNPAMKPPFFLLFLLCSSHLVSSQRYNALFNFGDSLSDTGNVVLGGLPYGMTYFGHHTGRCSDGRLVIDFIAEGIGLPHLPPNTAKNANFNKGANFAFIAAPALPFDFYHERGLSKGLWVNASVHEQVDRFEKLLPSICGSPQDCKDFLSKSLVVVGEFGGNDYSTGIFGGWPLTKVSSFAPHVARAVAEGIERLIGLGAVDLIVPSVLPTGCLPLYLTLYSAKDAAEYGSRSGCLRRLNTLSWYHNAGLRRQIDRLQKKYPSVAIRYADMYAQIFDFAIDPLKYGFKAGALRTCCGAPGMHSYNFNLHAKCDQNGSTVCSDISAHVSWDGLHMTEAAHRIIAQGWLNGPYVNPPILSSSSS; this is translated from the exons ATGAGGAATAGAATGGTCAACCCAGCGATGAAgcctcccttcttcctcctcttcctcctttgcTCCTCCCACCTCGTCTCCTCCCAGCGCTACAATGCCCTGTTCAACTTTGGCGATTCCCTCTCCGACACCGGCAACGTCGTCCTCGGCGGTCTCCCCTACGGCATGACCTACTTCGGCCACCACACCGGACGATGCTCCGACGGCCGTCTCGTCATTGATTTCATCG CTGAGGGAATCGGTCTGCCGCACCTCCCGCCCAATACCGCCAAGAACGCGAATTTTAACAAGGGCGCAAACTTCGCCTTCATCGCCGCACCGGCGCTTCCCTTCGACTTCTACCACGAGCGCGGCCTCAGCAAGGGGCTCTGGGTGAATGCTTCGGTTCACGAGCAGGTGGATCGGTTCGAGAAGTTGCTTCCTTCCATATGCGGCTCGCCCCAAG ATTGCAAGGATTTCTTGAGCAAATCCCTTGTGGTGGTCGGTGAGTTCGGGGGGAACGACTACAGCACCGGGATCTTCGGCGGGTGGCCGTTGACTAAAGTGAGCTCCTTCGCGCCCCACGTCGCCCGAGCTGTGGCAGAGGGCATCGAG AGATTGATCGGCCTAGGCGCGGTCGATCTCATCGTTCCTTCTGTGTTACCGACGGGATGCTTGCCTCTCTACCTCACTCTCTACAGCGCCAAAGACGCGGCCGAGTACGGCTCCCGGAGCGGCTGCCTGAGGAGGCTCAACACCTTATCCTGGTACCACAACGCGGGGCTCCGGCGGCAGATCGATCGGCTCCAGAAGAAGTATCCTTCCGTCGCGATCCGATACGCTGACATGTACGCCCAGATCTTCGACTTCGCCATAGATCCTCTCAAATACG gatttaaagctggagccCTGAGGACATGTTGTGGAGCTCCAGGGATGCATAGCTACAACTTCAATCTGCATGCCAAATGCGACCAAAATGGTTCGACGGTGTGCTCAGACATATCGGCCCATGTGAGCTGGGATGGTCTTCACATGACTGAGGCCGCCCATCGGATCATTGCCCAGGGCTGGCTCAATGGCCCCTACGTCAATCCTCCCATTTTGAGCTCCTCCTCCAGCTAA